In a genomic window of Styela clava chromosome 11, kaStyClav1.hap1.2, whole genome shotgun sequence:
- the LOC120348046 gene encoding uncharacterized protein LOC120348046, with product MVSLFEIEAAPFTQLKCFQFRYKLGQQQCEPKRGFKGDLVPCYNLCDNKLVKFEDCNKHPANKHCCVHDCRCVIKGAGFVEIPQNYTLTLDDEKLSQWMKTEVKEGCEPEEKYPIFGKIRESETTVASKTNAETTEQNEKKPPATKCIANDHFVSQFAKKMNAIFEQMGMKWEMGVEDGCN from the exons ATGGTAAGCTTGTTTGAAATTGAAGCAGCTCCATTCACTCAACTCAAATGTTTTCAGTTTCGCTACAAATTGGGACAGCAGCAATGTGAACCAA AAAGGGGCTTCAAAGGTGATTTAGTACCATGCTACAACTTATGCGACAACAAATTGGTTAAATTTGAAGATTGCAATAAACATCCTGCTAATAAGCATTGCTGCGTTCACGACTGCAGATGCGTCATAAAAGGAG CCGGATTTGTTGAAATTCCTCAAAACTACACACTTACTCTCGACGATGAAAAGTTATCGCAGTGGATGAAGACCGAAGTAAAAGAAGGATGTGAACCAGAAGAGAAATATCCCATTTTCGGGAAGATTAGAGAATCTGAAACTACTGTTGCAAGCAAAACAAACGCCGAGACAActgaacaaaatgaaaaaaagccaCCCGCGACCAAATGTATTGCAAATGATCACTTTGTATcgcaatttgcaaaaaaaatgaatgcaATATTCGAGCAGATGGGTATGAAATGGGAAATGGGCGTCGAAGATGGCTGTAATTAG